One Camarhynchus parvulus chromosome 26, STF_HiC, whole genome shotgun sequence genomic window carries:
- the LOC115913692 gene encoding lysozyme C-like — protein sequence MRKSMLFLGFLLVFLSLALPGTQGKIIPRCEMVKILRRNGFQGFEGTTVADWMCLVKYESGYNTKAYNNNGPSRDYGIFQINSKYWCNDGRTPGSKNACHISCSKLQDDNIEDDIQCAKKIAREAHGLSPWYGWKNHCRGRDLSSFVRGC from the exons ATGAGAAAGTCAATGCTCTTCCTTGGctttcttcttgttttccttagcctggctctgccaggcacccagggaaaaataattcccaGATGTGAGATGGTGAAGATCCTACGTCGGAATGGCTTTCAGGGCTTTGAGGGCACTACTGTTGCTGACT ggatgtgCCTGGTGAAATATGAGAGTGGCTACAACACAAAAGCATACAATAACAATGGTCCAAGCAGGGACTATGGCATCTTCCAGATCAACAGCAAGTACTGGTGCAATGATGGCAGGACCCCTGGCTCCAAGAATGCCTGCCACATCAGTTGCTCAA AACTGCAAGATGATAATATTGAGGATGACATTCAGTGTGCCAAGAAGATTGCCCGGGAGGCTCATGGCCTCAGCCCCTG gTATGGCTGGAAAAACCATTGCCGGGGCAGAGACCTGAGTTCCTTTGTCAGGGGTTGCTAA